A part of Plasmodium coatneyi strain Hackeri chromosome 8, complete sequence genomic DNA contains:
- a CDS encoding SICA-like antigen, with product MEKLSEEINNKNEIVVLKSVCGEKNGVREKGVNEMDQYFCKVMLRNYIIATVEDFGGLFTGKNARTWSIGRNVRCGIMNLWLEYYKDENCDPRNMYEYIKHIVQQWTGYMKIAVTYQECKYEGDNDSNINDVKMYLQKKESKWEKKVHGKIGSLKKKGACGNTVYRRTGEIDVGGNTIILKASSYKEDESGLQKSTPGAVTTSKEPDIHLKTDSDKDIQTTHGSMGSTEQAEPVAEPNNSQNNSAQGPESDEVTTGQVSKNGLAQSASTDESRQEDGKVVDHATEQENTEGEGEENMNSVVSSSAPTAPEQRPSGPDRANEVTGVPKQTEAPGGDTQEPGLQGPKGSPIAPSRDGAATTAINEVTKITSASGKKQVPVEKSGLKQTPPKLKEVNFINTLIPYIPIIPALVGIVVTVILLWKYFTLGKRRRRYRRAHPVRGPPTLEEQLLDNVEQEDITIGYAPYGYDMVKVREPRHRRKMQQRKRVTCKTIIDIHFEVLDECQKGDTKLVHKDFIKIIVEEYMSSECKKEKNIEKGTQEQNLPSLENLPLSGDLTSLRNLLYLGNLPSLKNHSSSKNEHQSSTGVPTCNVPYWINWIEGNMKVLVDIKTQGWFHDLKVSWKEHQKLHLTMGQNKQGEVHDHGDIASTERQKKKKDAWKWWVSMQHSLMETYNKTDWFIHLLNNSEDALNKLVVQRGNVTVKAEDPLGPENVLRNPQLDRQSYKKEQSIAKLWMLILALVIEECEMEESVHDKEIYLDNLLRNT from the exons atggaaaaattgtCGGAGGAAATAAACAACAAGAATGAAATAGTAGTTCTGAAGAGTGTATGCGGTGAAAAGAATGGagtaagagaaaaaggagtaaATGAGATGGAtcaatatttttgcaaagtaATGTTAAGAAATTATATAATTGCAACTGTAGAGGACTTTGGCGGATTATttacaggaaaaaatgcacgtACGTGGAGCATTGGTCGAAATGTACGATGTGGAATTATGAACCTATGGTTAGAATACTATAAGGATGAAAATTGTGATCCGAGGAACatgtatgaatatattaaGCATATAGTGCAACAATGGACGGGGTACATGAAAATAGCGGTAACCTATCAGGAGTGTAAATACGAAGGGGACAATGATTCCAATATAAACGACGTAAAAATGTACCTTCAGAAAAAAGAGTcgaagtgggaaaaaaaagtacatggaaaaataggaagtttaaaaaaaaagggtgccTGTGGAAACACCGTATACAGAAGGACAGGGGAGATAGATGTAGGGGGGAATACAATAATACTAAAAGCGAGTTCATACAAGGAGGATGAAAGTGGATTACAGAAGTCTACACCAGGAGCGGTGACAACAAGTAAAGAACCCGATATTCACCTTAAGACTGATAGTGACAAGGATATTCAGACTACACATGGCAGCATGGGAAGTACTGAGCAGGCTGAACCCGTCGCTGAACCTAATAATAGTCAAAATAATAGCGCACAGGGTCCTGAGTCTGATGAGGTTACTACTGGACAAGTGAGTAAAAATGGTCTTGCACAATCTGCTTCAACAGATGAGAGCAGACAAGAAGATGGCAAAGTGGTTGATCATGCTACAGAGCAAGAAAATACGGAGGGGGAGGGTGAAGAGAATATGAATAGTGTCGTATCCAGTTCCGCTCCCACTGCTCCGGAGCAACGGCCGTCTGGTCCCGATAGAGCCAATGAAGTCACTGGAGTTCCCAAGCAGACCGAAGCTCCTGGGGGTGATACTCAGGAACCCGGTTTACAAGGTCCCAAAGGGAGTCCAATAGCTCCCTCCAGAGATggagcagcaacaacagctATCAACGAAGTAACAAAGATAACGTCAGCAAGTGGGAAGAAACAGGTTCCAGTGGAGAAAAGTGGACTAAAACAAACTCCACCCAAACTTAAGGAAGTCAACTTTATTAATACTTTAATCCCATACATTCCTATTATCCCCGCATTAGTCGGAATTGTTGTGACCGTTATCCttctttggaag TATTTTACCCTCGGTAAGCGAAGAcgacgttacagaagagctcatccagtacgtggtcctccaactttggaagaacaactccttgatAATGTGGAACAGGAGGATATAACGATAGGGTATGCGCCTTATGGGTATGACATGGTTAAGGTGCGCGAGCCCAGACataggagaaaaatgcaGCAAAGGAAACGTGTCACCTGCAAGACTATTATTGATATCCATTttgaagtcttagacgaatgtcaaaagggggacaccAAACTAGTTCACAAGGACTTTATTAAAATCATTGTGGAAGAATATATGAGCTCGgagtgcaaaaaagaaaaaaacatagaaaaaggaacacaagagcagaatcttccttctttagagAACCTTCCCCTCTCGGGGGATCTTACTTCTTTAAGGAATCTTCTTTATTTAggaaatcttccttccttaaagaATCATTCTTCTTCAAAGAATGAACATCAGTCCTCAACCGGTGTCCCAACATGCAATGTCCCTTATTGGATTAATTGGATCGAAGGAAATATGAAGGTGTTAGTTGATATTAAAACACAAGGTTGGTTCCACGACTTAAAGGTAAGTTGGAAGGAACATCAAAAACTTCATTTGACTATGGGACAGAATAAACAGGGTGAAGTACACGACCATGGTGATATTGCATCCAcagaaaggcaaaaaaaaaagaaagatgcGTGGAAATGGTGGGTTTCAATGCAACATTCCCTTATGGAAACATACAACAAAACAGATTggtttattcatttattaaaCAATTCGGAGGATGCACTAAATAAATTAGTAGTACAACGAGGTAACGTAACGGTGAAAGCGGAAGATCCGTTAGGGccagaaaatgtgttaagA AATCCACAACTGGATCGACAATCctataagaaggaacaatCCATAGCAAAGTTATGGATGCTTATCCTTGCATTGGTAATAGAAGAATGTGAAATGGAAGAGAGTGTTCAtgacaaagaaatatatttggATAATTTATTGCGCAACACTTGA